Proteins from a single region of Xiphophorus maculatus strain JP 163 A chromosome 22, X_maculatus-5.0-male, whole genome shotgun sequence:
- the LOC102237741 gene encoding uncharacterized protein LOC102237741 produces MSAMAAPVALIQGASRGLGLEFCKHILKNKSLAAVVATCRTPDGAAELRGLAGQHRGRLTVLKLDVNLEEDIREAAARVKENFGRVDLLVNSAAMLHPTGKGETSLRDVSAQGIISTLTTNTVGPLVMAKYFSPLLQKGGGAFGLQPSEKAKHHSGVIVNITAKVGSIGDNGLGGWYSYRMSKAALNMATRNLSIELGRSQPKVVCVSLHPGTVNTDLSRPYHRNVPNDKLFSAEHSVNCLMGIINSLSIEKTGKAYSWDGTELPW; encoded by the exons ATGAGTGCCATGGCAGCTCCCGTCGCTCTCATTCAAGGTGCCAGCAGAGGACTGGGGCTTGAATTCTGCAAACACatactaaaaaacaaaagcctCGCTGCTGTCGTAGCGACATGCCGAACCCCGGACGGAGCGGCGGAGCTGCGGGGCCTGGCGGGACAACACCGGGGCAGACTCACGGTCCTCAAGCTGGACGTGAACCTGGAGGAGGACATCCGCGAAGCAGCTGCGCGGGTGAAGGAGAACTTCGGTCGGGTGGATCTACTCGTGAACTCTGCGGCGATGCTTCACCCCACCGGGAAAGGAGAAACTAGTTTGAGGGATGTTTCAGCGCAG gGCATCATATCCACCTTGACGACCAATACGGTGGGACCCCTGGTAATGGCCAAATATTTTAGCCCTCTCCTTCAGAAGGGCGGCGGCGCCTTCGGTCTGCAGCCTTCAGAGAAAGCGAAGCACCACAGCGGCGTCATCGTCAACATCACAGCTAAAGTTGGGTCCATTGGAGACAACG GTCTTGGTGGCTGGTACAGCTACAGAATGTCTAAAGCAGCTCTCAACATGGCTACCAGGAATTTATCCATAGAACTGGGCCGCAGTCAGCCCAAG gtggtgtgtgtgtctttaCATCCGGGAACAGTTAACACGGACCTTTCCAGGCCTTATCACCGGAATGTGCCGAACGACAAGCTGTTCAGTGCTGAACACTCTGTGAACTGTCTGATGGGCATCATTAATTCACTAAGCATTGAAAAGACCGGGAAGGCATACAGCTGGGACGGCACCGAGCTTCCTTGGTAG
- the nphp1 gene encoding nephrocystin-1 isoform X1 encodes MPPKRRGPLQLAQREVDEIKRQLDSLEKSVKSQNGSKEEALQRCYELQVSAEKTLKTLQNLTKADELAPVGNYDQRKLEEERRLQNILGRLVTLSLELSPPGPSTQAGNVSTKDIDNNSDDDDDSDDNFEEDSDGKDEGDGSTPEKSPSQSAPQIYKVLSDFKAEQEGDLSVRKGEVLKIIKKTADGWWLAQDKIGNRGVVPKTYLKIGVGVNDEHDKDSDENLDEEEDEDDDEDDEIQQSEQEEEEDEDVDEDEADDENKTKASNWSTFRKALTEIDTTDVLSAMGAIPSGFRPSTLSKLLAEEGERYRGSHYIQPELSQSQLSFKDLFLDPDTGRVRARQVRNCVCFNLWSCKMIPTPGVGVQVLSRHIRMCAFDGTQVLSNIHTVRASYTSKDPKTWNFSPRMTSILPTILDGDCFLRCNSLSPNIGVLFELGVTFLRNSTGERGDLSCGWAFLKLTDDSGNPLQNRTYELPINGGTPYEKKVVLEAPVSRRSPGGVFQQMLQARRQPKLIVKLKSASSRTRLQLSLLPDTLLHCLSCVHLLVLHRQLLADTLLMDRLTMQNADLICSPILSTFPVLLDQTDLLDALRSAWLEAETNMSRTQKRDLSYLKQEFSKVYMSSVYFLLHTPSLPCYRWADPPSEEQRARVIYSTLEALKNSQQATGQSASPGVFFDSSHSHLAFDVEELTFDLLSVRR; translated from the exons ATGCCTCCGAAAAGGCGAGGACCGCTGCAACTCGCACAAAGAGAAGTGGACGAAATCAAAAGacag CTTGACAGTCTGGAAAAGAGCGTGAAGAGCCAAAATGGATCCAAAGAGGAGGCACTGCAAAG ATGCTACGAGTTGCaagtttctgcagaaaagacTCTAAAGACTCTGCAGAATTTGACAAAG gctgATGAGCTGGCTCCAGTGGGAAACTATGACCAGAGGAAACTAGAAGAGGAGAGACGTCTGCAAAACATCTTGGGGCGTCTGGTCACTCTGTCTCTGGAGCTTTCACCACCAGGCCCCAGCACTCAAGCTGG CAATGTTTCAACAAAAGATATTGACAACAATAGTGACGACGACGACGACAGCGACGATAATTTTGAGGAAGACAGTGATGGTAAAGATGAAGGGGATGGAAGTACGCCTGAAAAGTCGCCCTCTCAGTCAGCCCCTCAAATCTACAAGGTCCTCAGCGATTTCAAAGCAGAGCAGGAAGGAGATCTGTCTGTTCGG AAAGGAGAAGTGTTGAAGATAATTAAAAAGACAGCAGATGGATGGTGGCTGGCTCAGGACAAGATAGGGAACAGAGGAGTTGTTCCTAAAACCTATCTGAAG ATTGGCGTTGGTGTTAATGATGAGCATGACAAGGATTCGGATGAGAATttggatgaggaggaggatgaagacgaTGACGAAGATGATGAAATCCAACAGTCGGaacaggaagaagaggaagatgaagatgtAGATGAAGATGAGGCCGACGATGAAAACAAAAC CAAAGCTTCTAACTGGTCAACTTTCAGAAAGGCTCTGACGGAG ATTGATACAACAGATGTGCTGTCAGCAATGGGAGCCATTCCTTCAGGATTCAGGCCGTCAACTCTCAGTAAACTCCTGGCAGAAGAAG ggGAGCGATATAGAGGAAGTCATTATATTCAACCTgagctcagccaatcacagcttTCCTTTAAAGATCTCTTTTTAGACCCAGACACCGGCAGG GTCCGTGCTCGCCAGGTCAGgaactgtgtttgttttaatttgtggagCTGCAAGATGATTCCCACTCCTGGGGTCGGAGTTCAGGTCCTCAGCAGACACATCCGTATGTGTGCTTTTGATGGAACGCAG GTGTTGAGTAACATCCACACGGTGAGGGCGTCGTACACCTCAAAGGACCCAAAGACATGGAACTTCTCTCCGAGG ATGACCAGCATCTTGCCAACTATCCTGGACGGAGACTGCTTCCTTCGCTGCAACTCTTTGTCTCCGAACATTGGAGTTCTTTTTGAACTTGGAGTCACTTTTTTGCGAAAC TCGACAGGTGAGAGAGGAGACCTGAGCTGTGGTTGGGCTTTCCTCAAACTAACTGACGACAGCGGAAATCCACTCCAAAACAG AACCTATGAACTGCCAATAAATGGCGGAACGCCATATGAGAAGAAAGTCGTGTTGGAAGCACCCGTTTCGAGAAGAT CTCCGGGTGGCGTTTTTCAGCAGATGCTCCAGGCCCGACGGCAGCCCAAACTGATTGTTAAGTTGAAATCGGCAAGCAGTCGGACCAGACTGCAACTCAG TCTCCTCCCGGACACTCTGCTGCACTGTCTGAGCTGTGTCCACCTGCTGGTCCTGCACCGCCAGCTGCTGGCCGACACGCTGCTCATGGACAGACTCACCATGCAGAATGCAG ATCTTATATGCAGTCCAATACTTTCAACTTTCCCAGTGCTGTTGGACCAGACTGACCTGCTAGATGCCCTCAGG agtgCCTGGCTGGAAGCTGAGACCAATATGAGCAGAACGCAAAAG CGAGACCTGTCATATCTGAAGCAGGAGTTTAGTAAAGTCTACATGTCGTCGGTGTACTTCCTGCTGCACACGCCCTCTCTGCCCTGCTATCGCTGGGCCGACCCGCCCTCAGAGGAACAGCGGGCCAGGGTCATCTACAGCACCTTGGAGGCTCTGAAAAACTCCCAGCAAGCCACCGGCCAGTCAGCTTCCCCAGGAGTCTTTTTTGACTCCTCTCATTCACATCTTGCTTTCGATGTCGAGGAGTTGACCTTTGATCTCCTTTCCGTGAGACGGTAG
- the nphp1 gene encoding nephrocystin-1 isoform X2 — MPPKRRGPLQLAQREVDEIKRQLDSLEKSVKSQNGSKEEALQRCYELQVSAEKTLKTLQNLTKADELAPVGNYDQRKLEEERRLQNILGRLVTLSLELSPPGPSTQAGNVSTKDIDNNSDDDDDSDDNFEEDSDGKDEGDGSTPEKSPSQSAPQIYKVLSDFKAEQEGDLSVRKGEVLKIIKKTADGWWLAQDKIGNRGVVPKTYLKIGVGVNDEHDKDSDENLDEEEDEDDDEDDEIQQSEQEEEEDEDVDEDEADDENKTKASNWSTFRKALTEIDTTDVLSAMGAIPSGFRPSTLSKLLAEEGERYRGSHYIQPELSQSQLSFKDLFLDPDTGRVRARQVRNCVCFNLWSCKMIPTPGVGVQVLSRHIRMCAFDGTQVLSNIHTVRASYTSKDPKTWNFSPRMTSILPTILDGDCFLRCNSLSPNIGVLFELGVTFLRNSTGERGDLSCGWAFLKLTDDSGNPLQNRTYELPINGGTPYEKKVVLEAPVSRRSPGGVFQQMLQARRQPKLIVKLKSASSRTRLQLSLLPDTLLHCLSCVHLLVLHRQLLADTLLMDRLTMQNADLICSPILSTFPVLLDQTDLLDALRVRNGGTVVTLVYCHQIRVPGWKLRPI; from the exons ATGCCTCCGAAAAGGCGAGGACCGCTGCAACTCGCACAAAGAGAAGTGGACGAAATCAAAAGacag CTTGACAGTCTGGAAAAGAGCGTGAAGAGCCAAAATGGATCCAAAGAGGAGGCACTGCAAAG ATGCTACGAGTTGCaagtttctgcagaaaagacTCTAAAGACTCTGCAGAATTTGACAAAG gctgATGAGCTGGCTCCAGTGGGAAACTATGACCAGAGGAAACTAGAAGAGGAGAGACGTCTGCAAAACATCTTGGGGCGTCTGGTCACTCTGTCTCTGGAGCTTTCACCACCAGGCCCCAGCACTCAAGCTGG CAATGTTTCAACAAAAGATATTGACAACAATAGTGACGACGACGACGACAGCGACGATAATTTTGAGGAAGACAGTGATGGTAAAGATGAAGGGGATGGAAGTACGCCTGAAAAGTCGCCCTCTCAGTCAGCCCCTCAAATCTACAAGGTCCTCAGCGATTTCAAAGCAGAGCAGGAAGGAGATCTGTCTGTTCGG AAAGGAGAAGTGTTGAAGATAATTAAAAAGACAGCAGATGGATGGTGGCTGGCTCAGGACAAGATAGGGAACAGAGGAGTTGTTCCTAAAACCTATCTGAAG ATTGGCGTTGGTGTTAATGATGAGCATGACAAGGATTCGGATGAGAATttggatgaggaggaggatgaagacgaTGACGAAGATGATGAAATCCAACAGTCGGaacaggaagaagaggaagatgaagatgtAGATGAAGATGAGGCCGACGATGAAAACAAAAC CAAAGCTTCTAACTGGTCAACTTTCAGAAAGGCTCTGACGGAG ATTGATACAACAGATGTGCTGTCAGCAATGGGAGCCATTCCTTCAGGATTCAGGCCGTCAACTCTCAGTAAACTCCTGGCAGAAGAAG ggGAGCGATATAGAGGAAGTCATTATATTCAACCTgagctcagccaatcacagcttTCCTTTAAAGATCTCTTTTTAGACCCAGACACCGGCAGG GTCCGTGCTCGCCAGGTCAGgaactgtgtttgttttaatttgtggagCTGCAAGATGATTCCCACTCCTGGGGTCGGAGTTCAGGTCCTCAGCAGACACATCCGTATGTGTGCTTTTGATGGAACGCAG GTGTTGAGTAACATCCACACGGTGAGGGCGTCGTACACCTCAAAGGACCCAAAGACATGGAACTTCTCTCCGAGG ATGACCAGCATCTTGCCAACTATCCTGGACGGAGACTGCTTCCTTCGCTGCAACTCTTTGTCTCCGAACATTGGAGTTCTTTTTGAACTTGGAGTCACTTTTTTGCGAAAC TCGACAGGTGAGAGAGGAGACCTGAGCTGTGGTTGGGCTTTCCTCAAACTAACTGACGACAGCGGAAATCCACTCCAAAACAG AACCTATGAACTGCCAATAAATGGCGGAACGCCATATGAGAAGAAAGTCGTGTTGGAAGCACCCGTTTCGAGAAGAT CTCCGGGTGGCGTTTTTCAGCAGATGCTCCAGGCCCGACGGCAGCCCAAACTGATTGTTAAGTTGAAATCGGCAAGCAGTCGGACCAGACTGCAACTCAG TCTCCTCCCGGACACTCTGCTGCACTGTCTGAGCTGTGTCCACCTGCTGGTCCTGCACCGCCAGCTGCTGGCCGACACGCTGCTCATGGACAGACTCACCATGCAGAATGCAG ATCTTATATGCAGTCCAATACTTTCAACTTTCCCAGTGCTGTTGGACCAGACTGACCTGCTAGATGCCCTCAGGGTGAGAAATGGGGGAACTGTGGTCACGCTTGTTTACTGTCACCAAATTAG agtgCCTGGCTGGAAGCTGAGACCAATATGA